From one Nothobranchius furzeri strain GRZ-AD chromosome 2, NfurGRZ-RIMD1, whole genome shotgun sequence genomic stretch:
- the LOC107396733 gene encoding ceramide-1-phosphate transfer protein produces MVQVLSSSSTPLTVCEIKQAGGTKVKFKGHLEVCVCVCVTAGVGDNESFRTVIMVFIRQVLLLSTTLALLLLLISSFWLPQGDQRECGFAWQPCLSVYSQAPPPPGVSEKWAELHGDTPLVKDCPGQSFQARRLLQYLKSSLDDDGDILLETYLLSWDQLLNFMESLGTMVGFFSQKVREKITLIRELSLKHGAKAHGKSADAPQRPTPAAFELRNQAYRSVRSMVEAELKAGVVNFSYRTDSGCRTLLRLHRSLLWLKLMLEGLSEGADGEGRLKTPGELSRDAYRAALAPHHSWMLRQAAEIVFLALPERDYFLKLVCVQTQQEATPILRIIIQALTLVHTQTQRILAEHELLELP; encoded by the exons ATGGTTCAGGTGCtaagctcctcctccacccctctCACTGTTTGTGAGATAAAACAGGCTGGAGGGACAAAGGTCAAGTTCAAAGGTCaccttgaggtgtgtgtgtgtgtgtgtgtcactgctgGAGTCGGCGACAATGAGAGCTTCAGGACTGTCATCATGGTCTTCATCAGACAGGTGCTGCTGCTCTCCACCACCCTggctcttctcctcctcctcatcagctCCTTCTGGCTAC CCCAGGGAGACCAGCGGGAGTGTGGCTTCGCCTGGCAGCCATGTTTGAGTGTTTACAGCCAagcg CCCCCACCTCCAGGGGTGTCTGAGAAGTGGGCGGAGCTACATGGAGACACGCCCCTTGTGAAAGACTGCCCTGGCCAGTCGTTTCAGGCCCGGCGCCTGCTGCAGTACCTCAAGTCCAGCCTGGATGACGACGGTGACATCTTGTTGGAGACGTACCTGCTGAGCTGGGATCAGCTGCTGAA TTTCATGGAGTCTCTCGGAACGATGGTCGGCTTCTTTTCTCAGAAGGTCAGAGAGAAGATCACGCTGATTAGAGAGCTGTCACTCAAACACGGAGCGAAGGCTCATGGGAAATCAGCCGACGCACCTCAGCGACCGACCCCTGCAGCCTTTGAACTCCGTAACCAG GCATATCGATCCGTTCGCTCCATGGTGGAGGCGGAGCTAAAAGCGGGTGTGGTTAACTTCTCCTACCGAACGGACTCTGGCTGCAGGACGCTGCTGCGGCTGCACCGCTCGCTCCTCTGGCTGAAGCTGATGTTGGAAGGTTTGTCTGAGGGAGCGGACGGAGAAGGACGACTGAAGACACCTGGAGAGCTGAGCAG GGATGCCTACAGGGCGGCGCTGGCCCCCCACCACTCCTGGATGCTCCGCCAGGCTGCAGAGATCGTTTTCCTCGCCCtgccagaaagagactacttCCTGAAGCTGGTGTGTGTGCAGACGCAGCAGGAGGCCACGCCCATCCTACGCATCATCATCCAAGCCCTGACGCTGGTGCACACGCAAACTCAACGGATCCTGGCCGAGCACGAGCTGCTGGAGCTGCCCTGA
- the LOC107396741 gene encoding F-box only protein 41, with product MSSSSELPYFCPRCGDKFRFSCVPELRAHLVSQHTYETLLVLSQTRVRSSRPGALLPLPGPAVSQKECSSLGMDPRSLPLPLACLDFASSSASIQMIREMFSPPDQLSAVPPGDMSTALALPGSLDLDLGLPVRIGLEELLGLGLDHKIALAFAEVEERVNRRVGRLKEEVRRKEAELEREKLNMERLRSEKQKVEERATYLSNQISAAADMMERLEDNLRDKDNELSERQQDMADIEMFLRTTAEKEAEAKSRLQVFIETLLERADRAERQLLLLSHHDNDLHYADPYTHSQVYSPVPGRGGRSLDGSTDDIISNKMLEAIGNRRSYSISGSCRLGDQHPAHHRYSGLTDQMRTLSLESGVWDREGGLVHLHPMYYAPPWSRAERVWMGDEGWGTTWSRRNLRHPSTEEEESLWSSADMRRLVYARTHTPGSDTPSSTSSTPSCHHCNRQLGADTVRMRAWLFCVLPYLDVRSLLRAAEVCSDWRFVARHPAVWTHLQLQNARVSSEFLSTLSQWCTQTQCVVLNNLKPRSRRADETPEDYHKNTRGSMEVGLEVLLRSAGGSLLQLSVSQCPHILTDRTLWLVSCYSRNLQTLVYRSSSDPVGHEVLWTLGAGCRNISSLQVAPAHPCQQPTRFGTRCLQTIGRCWPHLLSLSVGGAGCSSQGLVAVVRSCSQLRLLELERIADLGLQEATELCRSGLRRLQTLILTHTPVSGQAILHFHSACSDIRSIVVEVSASDYFEDPETQEARHLFGEILGTLKVLQNRPGLSHILQVKAEGFF from the exons ATGTCGTCCTCCTCGGAGCTGCCCTACTTTTGTCCTCGATGTGGTGACAAGTTCCGCTTCTCGTGTGTCCCTGAGCTCCGGGCTCACCTGGTCAGCCAACACACCTACGAGACCCTGTTGGTCCTGTCACAG ACTCGAGTCAGAAGCTCCAGACCCGGAGCTCTGCTCCCACTTCCCGGTCCGGCTGTATCCCAGAAGGAGTGCTCCTCTCTGGGCATGGATCCCCGCAGCCTGCCCCTCCCTCTGGCCTGCCTGGACtttgcctcctcctccgcctccatcCAGATGATCAGGGAGATGTTCAGTCCTCCAGATCAGCTGTCTGCTGTTCCTCCAGGGGACATGTCCACCGCTCTGGCTCTCCCCGGGTCTCTGGACCTGGACTTGGGTCTTCCGGTGCGGATCGGGCTGGAGGAGCTACTGGGGTTGGGACTGGATCATAAAATCGCCCTCGCCTTCGCCGAGGTGGAGGAGAGGGTGAACCGCCGTGTGGGCCGGCTAAAGGAGGAGGTACGGAGGAAGGAGGCGGAGCTTGAACGGGAAAAGCTAAACATGGAACGACTGAGGAGTGAGAAGCAGAAGGTGGAGGAGAGAGCCACCTACCTGTCCAATCAG ATATCTGCTGCTGCTGACATGATGGAGCGACTCGAGGACAACCTGAGGGACAAGGACAACGAGCTGAGTGAGCGACAACA AGACATGGCCGACATCGAGATGTTTCTGAGGACAACGGCAGAGAAAGAAGCTGAAGCCAAATCCAGACTACAG GTGTTCATCGAGACGCTGCTGGAACGGGCTGACCGAGCAGAGAGACAGTTACTGCTGCTGAGTCACCATGACAATGACCTGCACTACGCTGACCCGTACACACACTCACAGGTGTACTCCCCTGTGCCTGGGCGAGGTGGACGCAGTCTGGATGGAAgcactgatgacatcatcagcaaCAAGATGCTGGAAGCCATCGGCAACAGG aggagctaCAGCATCTCCGGCTCCTGCCGACTAGGAGATCAGCATCCTGCCCACCATCGCTACAG CGGTCTGACGGATCAGATGCGGACCTTGTCTTTGGAATCAGGAGTCTGGGATCGTGAGGGGGGGCTGGTCCACCTCCACCCGATGTACTATGCTCCACCCTGGAGCCGGGCGGAGCGAGTCTG GATGGGAGACGAAGGATGGGGGACAACCTGGAGCAGAAGAAACCTTCGCCACCCCAGCACCGAGGAGGAGGAGAGTTTGTGGAGCAGCGCTGACATGAGGAGGCTCGTCTATGCCAGGACTCACACACCTGGATCAG ACACGCcctcctccaccagctccacccCTTCTTGTCATCATTGCAACAGACAGCTGGGGGCGGACACCGTAAGAATGAGGGCGTGGCTTTTCTGCGTCCTCCCATATTTGGACGTGCGCTCATTGCTGCGGGCGGCGGAGGTGTGCTCTGATTGGCGGTTTGTTGCCAGGCACCCGGCGGTCTGGACACACCTCCAACTGCAGAACGCCAGAGTGTCGTCTGAG TTCCTGAGCACCCTGTCCCAGTGGTGCACACAAACTCAGTGTGTGGTTCTCAACAACCTAAAGCCTCGAAGCCGCAGAGCCGACGAGACGCCAGAGGATTACCACAAAAACACACG AGGCAGCATGGAGGTGGGGCTGGAGGTGCTGCTGCGGTCAGCAGGGGGCAGCCTCCTCCAGCTCTCCGTCTCTCAGTGTCCTCACATCCTCACGGACCGGACGCTGTGGCTCGTCAGCTGCTATAGCCGGAACCTGCAGACGCTCGTGTACAG GAGCTCCTCAGATCCAGTCGGTCACGAGGTTCTCTGGACCCTCGGTGCTGGCTGCAGGAACATCAGCAGCCTGCAGGTGGCACCAGCTCACCCCTG TCAACAGCCGACTCGTTTTGGGACTCGCTGCCTGCAGACGATTGGCCGATGTTGGCCACACCTCCTCTCTCTGAGCGTGGGAGGGGCTGGCTGTAGCTCTCAGGGATTGGTCGCTGTGG TGCGGAGCTGCTCTCAGCTGCGGCTGCTGGAGTTGGAGCGCATCGCCGACCTGGGCCTGCAGGAGGCGACAGAGCTCTGCAGATCTGGACTGAGGCGTCTACAGACGCTGATCCTGACCCACACGCCGGTCAGCGGTCAGGCCATCCTGCACTTCCACA GTGCGTGCAGTGACATCAGGTCCATCGTGGTGGAAGTGTCGGCGTCGGATTACTTTGAAGATCCGGAGACTCAGGAAGCTCGACACCTGTTTGGGGAGATTCTCGGCACTCTGAAG GTTCTTCAGAACCGTCCCGGACTCTCCCACATCCTGCAGGTCAAGGCCGAAGGATTCTTCTGA